AGACGGATTAGCCATCAACGTGATGTATAGCCTGTCCGACCCCAAAAAACGCGCGGTTGGCTTTAAACTTAGCGATGGCATGGCGGTGCCGACTGAGCTTGAAGGCAAGTTTAAATTTGCCCGGCAAAAGTCGAAGCTTGCTGGCACCATTCGGGGGTCTTTTTTCGTCATCAAGGGCAGCTATTGAAAAAAGACAACTTTTTAACTTGATAAGCTTACACATACAAAAGACGGCCACGGTGATGTTCCTCAATAATGGAGGTATGACATCACCGTGGCCATTTTTGCGTATAATCGTTTAAACAAAGACTGAAATGGCCAGCTGAATATTTAGAACGGTGATCACACCCGTCAGAAAATAGCCGACCCACCGCACGAGTTGCGAATTAACGTGGATACCCATCAAATCACGCCGATTCGTCAAGGCCACCAACGGGAAAAGCGTAAATGGCAAGGCAATGCTCAATGACACCTGTGCATAGACAATAACTTGCTCAAAGTTGTGTTCGCTAAAACCGATCATGAAGCCAATCACCATGATGGGAATGAGCGTCACAAGCCGCGTCAGCAACCTCCGCTCCCACAATGGCATGCGAATGTTCAGATAACCTTCCATCACAATTTGCCCTGCTAAGGTGCTTGCAATCGAGCTAATCAAGCCCGTGATGAGCAACGCAAATGCGAATAATGTACTCATTAACGGACTAGCCAGCCCGCCAACAATCATCGGATTTTTCAACCCATTATAGACACCTTGAAAAGCCGTCACATGGCCGCCCACGCCATAAAACAGCGCTGCCCCAAGAATCAATAGCAAGGCATTAATCAGAAAAGCGGCGACTAGATGCACATTGGAATCCCACTTACCAAACCGCAGTGCCTCGGTCACCTGTGCCGGAATATGCTCGTCGTATTTGCGACTCTGGGCTAGTGAAGAGTGCAGGTAAATGTTATGTGGCATGATCGTGGCGCCCATGATGCCGAGACTGAGCAGTAACATGCCATGATTCGTCAGGATGTCCGTATGTGGCACAAAACCGCCAGCAATCCCGCCAATTGACGGATCGGCTCGCGCAACTTCAATGCCGAAAATGATGCCGACTGTGAGAATCGATACCAGCACAATCAACTCAATTCGGCGAATGCCAAATCGTAAGAATAATAAAACAACCAGCACATCAGCGATGGTTAGGAGCATTCCCCACATCAGAGGCAGGCCAAACAGCAGTTTTAGCGCAATCGCCGTCCCCACAACGCCAGTCATATCCGTGGCCATCATAGCTGCCTCATTGATCAACCATAAGCAGATGCGGCTCCAGTGCGGAATAAATGCGGCAATTGCTTGGGCCAGATCTAATCGTGCGACCACGCCAAGTTTAATCGCCAGCGTTTGCATGAACATGGCCACCAAAATCGACATCAAGAGTACCGATAGCAAGGCGTAGTGATACCGACTGCCACCTTCAAGTGCCGTTAGCCAGTTACCCGGATCCATATAACCAACAGCAACCAAGGCACCCGGCCCGCTGTATGCCAGAAACTTCTGAAAAAACGAAGATTCATAAACACTCGGCACCTGCACGCTGCGGTTAATGTCATCAAGACTGCGTTTTTCGCGTTGCACTGTTAAGCGTTCATCAGGCCTTGCCATGGTTCGCCTCCGCCGCAATCTTATCCTCAGCCAACTTAGCTAAAAAGTCACAAAACGGCTCGCAACCATTCATCGGTCGGACAGTCGCAAAGTTTTTGCCGCCATTAGCACGAAATGTTTGATAATTCTGGACATTATTTTCTTCCAGTGTTTCCAAACAATCAGCCACAAAACTTGGGGTTGCCACTAACACATTGCGCTTACCCAAAGCAGCCAGTTCCATTAACCGATTGCGTAAATATGGTTTCAACCAAGGAACCGGGCCAAACTTTGACTGATAACACATCTCAACCTTAGTCTGGGGCACTTTCTTAAGATACTGCTTCACACCTGCTGTGGTCGTTTCACATTCCTGTTGATACGGATCACCATGCCGCACCATCGCTGTCGGAATGCCATGATAGCTCAGAATAACGGTATCATACGCCCCCGCTTCATAAGCATCGTCGATCTGTTGTGCAAGAATCTTTTGATAGTCTGAATGATCATAAAAACGGTCAATAACCACGGTCTTCACGCCTGAAGCCGCGACCTTATCCAAAATAGTCTTCGTCGTACTTTGCGTGTATTCAGGAAACAGCGGAATCACCACAATCGGCGCATCACCACGCGTTGCCATCGTCTGCAGCGTTTCGCCAATCGGATACTCGCCGCCATAGTTCATCGCCATCTGCACATCCCAGTCAGGCAGCCGCTCGCGAAGCCGATCCCGGGTCACCTGCGTATAGGCAATCAATGGCGAGCCAGCTTGGGTCCACTCATGCTTATAGAAAGTTGCCGACCGCCAGCTGCGAAAGGGTAAAATAAAACCGCGCAAAATCGGTTGCCACAGGGCTTTAGGCATTGTGATGACGTTCTGATCACTCAGAAACTCCCGTAAATACCGCCGTACATCCTTTGTCTCCGGCGAAACCGGCGATCCCAAATTAACAATCAACAACCCTTTTGCCATCCTGCTACCTCCGCATGTGATTCACTGAATAATTAAAGAATAGCACACGTTAGGACTGATTGCGGCGTTGTTCAAGATGCTCTTTAAGCATAACCACCATGCTTTTCTATGCTAAACTAGTCTTAGCAATTAACTTCCGAGGAGGCAGATGAATACAATGAAAGGCATCACAGTCTATCTGGTGCGCCATGGTCAGACATGGTTCAACCATTTTAATAAAATGCAGGGTTGGTGTGACTCGCCATTAACCGATAATGGGATTAAAGATGGTACTAAAACGGGTGTCATTCTACGCAACGTGGCCTTCACACACGCTTATTGCAGCGACACCATGCGAGCTACTCGCACGGCCGATCTGATTCTCAGCAAAAACGTCACTGGCAAGATTCCGCTAACCGTCACCCAATACTTTCGCGAACAATTTTATGGCTATTTTGAGGGTGAAGATTCTAGCAAAACTTGGTATGAAGTCGGCTTCCCGCATGGTGCCAAGACCTATCCAGAAATTTTGGAAAAATATGGGGTTGACGCCTCAAAAGACTTCATGCACGATGCTGATCCTTTCCACGAAGCCGAAGATGCGCGCACTTACTGGACTCGGCTGATGAAAGGCTTCCGCCAGTTGCGGGCCGAAAACCATGAAGGTGATAAAGTCCTGATGGTCAGCCACGGCACGACCATTCGCAGCATCGTCGATAAGTTCGGCAAAAATGATGGGTATGTGGTCACCGATTCGCCTCGCAACGGCTCCATCAGTAAAATTCTTTTAACTGATGAAGGCATTAAAGTATTGAGTTATAACGAG
This genomic window from Lacticaseibacillus paracasei subsp. paracasei contains:
- the hemH gene encoding ferrochelatase — encoded protein: MAKGLLIVNLGSPVSPETKDVRRYLREFLSDQNVITMPKALWQPILRGFILPFRSWRSATFYKHEWTQAGSPLIAYTQVTRDRLRERLPDWDVQMAMNYGGEYPIGETLQTMATRGDAPIVVIPLFPEYTQSTTKTILDKVAASGVKTVVIDRFYDHSDYQKILAQQIDDAYEAGAYDTVILSYHGIPTAMVRHGDPYQQECETTTAGVKQYLKKVPQTKVEMCYQSKFGPVPWLKPYLRNRLMELAALGKRNVLVATPSFVADCLETLEENNVQNYQTFRANGGKNFATVRPMNGCEPFCDFLAKLAEDKIAAEANHGKA
- a CDS encoding histidine phosphatase family protein, which produces MKGITVYLVRHGQTWFNHFNKMQGWCDSPLTDNGIKDGTKTGVILRNVAFTHAYCSDTMRATRTADLILSKNVTGKIPLTVTQYFREQFYGYFEGEDSSKTWYEVGFPHGAKTYPEILEKYGVDASKDFMHDADPFHEAEDARTYWTRLMKGFRQLRAENHEGDKVLMVSHGTTIRSIVDKFGKNDGYVVTDSPRNGSISKILLTDEGIKVLSYNEFEA
- a CDS encoding Nramp family divalent metal transporter — protein: MARPDERLTVQREKRSLDDINRSVQVPSVYESSFFQKFLAYSGPGALVAVGYMDPGNWLTALEGGSRYHYALLSVLLMSILVAMFMQTLAIKLGVVARLDLAQAIAAFIPHWSRICLWLINEAAMMATDMTGVVGTAIALKLLFGLPLMWGMLLTIADVLVVLLFLRFGIRRIELIVLVSILTVGIIFGIEVARADPSIGGIAGGFVPHTDILTNHGMLLLSLGIMGATIMPHNIYLHSSLAQSRKYDEHIPAQVTEALRFGKWDSNVHLVAAFLINALLLILGAALFYGVGGHVTAFQGVYNGLKNPMIVGGLASPLMSTLFAFALLITGLISSIASTLAGQIVMEGYLNIRMPLWERRLLTRLVTLIPIMVIGFMIGFSEHNFEQVIVYAQVSLSIALPFTLFPLVALTNRRDLMGIHVNSQLVRWVGYFLTGVITVLNIQLAISVFV